Proteins encoded together in one Streptomyces sp. B1I3 window:
- the nuoL gene encoding NADH-quinone oxidoreductase subunit L — protein MENLIALLVAAPLLGAAVLLCGGRRLDRVGHWIGTLLAGASFVVGVVLFTDMLGKGAEDRALHQKLFSWIPVEGFQADVAFQLDQLSMTFVLLITGVGTLIHIYSIGYMEHDERRRRFFGYLNLFLAAMLILVIADNYLLLYVGWEGVGLASYLLIGFWQHKPSAATAAKKAFLVNRVGDMGLSIAIMLMFTTFGTFAFGPVLEATGETGEGKLTAIGLMLLLAACGKSAQVPLQSWLGDAMEGPTPVSALIHAATMVTAGVYLIVRSGAIFDGAPDAQLVVVVVGAVTLIFGAVVGCAKDDIKKALAGSTMSQIGYMILAAGLGPIGYVFAIMHLVTHGFFKAGLFLGAGSVMHGMNDEVDMRKYGGLRKYMPVTFVTFGLGYLAIIGFPGLSGFFSKDKIIEAAFAKGGTEGWILGSVALLGAAITAFYMTRVMLLTFFGEERWRRSATPSPAEPDVEPAAETAGEHSEPHPHESPKSMTIPMVVLAFGSVFAGGFFSIGDRFMHWLEPVTGHDHGHAPVGASTVTAATMVVLVVGVAIAWAMYGRRPVPAVAPRGSLLTRAARRDLLQDDFNHVVLVRGGEHLTRSLVYVDHTLVDGVVNGTAASMGGLSGRLRKLQNGYARSYAVSMFGGAAVLIAATLLMRAV, from the coding sequence GTGGAAAACCTGATTGCGCTGCTGGTCGCGGCGCCCCTGCTCGGAGCCGCGGTCCTCTTGTGCGGCGGCCGGCGCCTCGACCGCGTCGGCCACTGGATCGGCACCCTGCTCGCCGGCGCGTCCTTCGTCGTCGGCGTCGTGCTGTTCACCGACATGCTGGGCAAGGGCGCCGAGGACCGGGCCCTGCACCAGAAGCTGTTCAGCTGGATCCCCGTCGAGGGCTTCCAGGCCGACGTGGCCTTCCAGCTCGACCAGTTGTCGATGACGTTCGTCCTGCTGATCACAGGCGTGGGCACGCTCATCCACATCTACTCGATCGGCTACATGGAGCACGACGAACGGCGCCGCCGCTTCTTCGGCTACCTGAATCTCTTCCTCGCCGCGATGCTCATCCTGGTCATCGCCGACAACTACCTCCTGCTGTACGTCGGGTGGGAGGGTGTCGGCCTGGCGTCGTACCTGCTCATCGGCTTCTGGCAGCACAAGCCCAGCGCGGCCACCGCCGCGAAGAAGGCCTTCCTGGTCAACCGGGTCGGCGACATGGGCCTGTCGATCGCGATCATGCTGATGTTCACCACCTTCGGCACCTTCGCCTTCGGCCCGGTGCTGGAAGCGACCGGGGAGACGGGCGAGGGCAAGCTCACGGCGATCGGCCTGATGCTGCTCCTGGCCGCCTGCGGCAAGTCGGCCCAGGTGCCGCTGCAGTCCTGGCTCGGTGACGCGATGGAGGGCCCGACCCCCGTCTCGGCCCTCATCCACGCCGCCACCATGGTGACCGCGGGCGTCTACCTCATCGTCCGCTCCGGCGCGATCTTCGACGGCGCACCGGACGCGCAACTCGTCGTCGTGGTCGTCGGCGCGGTCACGCTGATCTTCGGTGCCGTCGTCGGTTGCGCCAAGGACGACATCAAGAAGGCCCTCGCGGGTTCGACGATGTCGCAGATCGGCTACATGATCCTGGCCGCGGGCCTCGGCCCCATCGGGTACGTCTTCGCGATCATGCACCTGGTGACGCACGGCTTCTTCAAGGCCGGGCTCTTCCTCGGTGCCGGTTCGGTCATGCACGGCATGAACGACGAGGTCGACATGCGCAAGTACGGCGGTCTGCGGAAGTACATGCCGGTCACCTTCGTGACGTTCGGCCTCGGCTACCTCGCGATCATCGGCTTCCCCGGCCTGTCCGGCTTCTTCTCCAAGGACAAGATCATCGAGGCCGCGTTCGCCAAGGGGGGCACCGAGGGCTGGATCCTCGGATCGGTCGCCCTGCTGGGCGCCGCGATCACCGCGTTCTACATGACGCGCGTGATGCTGCTGACCTTCTTCGGCGAGGAGCGCTGGCGCCGTTCGGCGACTCCGTCGCCCGCCGAGCCGGATGTGGAGCCCGCCGCGGAGACGGCCGGTGAGCACAGCGAGCCGCACCCGCACGAGTCACCGAAGTCGATGACGATCCCGATGGTCGTACTCGCCTTCGGGTCGGTGTTCGCCGGCGGTTTCTTCTCCATCGGCGACCGGTTCATGCACTGGCTGGAGCCCGTCACCGGGCACGACCACGGCCACGCCCCGGTCGGCGCGAGCACCGTGACCGCCGCCACCATGGTGGTGCTCGTCGTCGGTGTCGCCATCGCCTGGGCCATGTACGGGCGCAGGCCCGTGCCGGCCGTCGCCCCGCGCGGTTCGCTGCTCACCAGGGCGGCCCGCCGGGACCTGCTCCAGGACGACTTCAACCACGTGGTCCTGGTCCGCGGCGGCGAACACCTCACCCGCTCCCTGGTCTACGTCGACCACACCCTGGTCGACGGCGTCGTCAACGGCACGGCCGCTTCCATGGGCGGGCTCTCCGGCCGGCTGCGCAAGCTGCAGAACGGCTATGCCCGCTCCTACGCGGTCTCGATGTTCGGCGGTGCGGCGGTCCTCATC
- the nuoK gene encoding NADH-quinone oxidoreductase subunit NuoK, which yields MNPVNYLYLAALLFTIGASGVLIRRNAIVVFMCIELMLNACNLAFVAFSRMHGNLDGQIIAFFTMVVAAAEVVVGLAIIVSLFRSRHSASVDDASLMKL from the coding sequence GTGAATCCGGTCAACTACCTCTACCTCGCGGCCCTTTTGTTCACGATCGGCGCCTCCGGTGTGCTGATCAGGCGGAACGCGATCGTGGTGTTCATGTGCATCGAGCTGATGCTCAACGCCTGCAACCTCGCGTTCGTCGCGTTCTCCCGGATGCACGGCAACCTCGACGGCCAGATCATCGCGTTCTTCACGATGGTCGTCGCCGCCGCGGAGGTCGTCGTCGGGCTCGCGATCATCGTGTCGCTGTTCCGCTCACGCCACTCGGCCTCGGTCGACGACGCCAGCCTGATGAAGCTGTAA
- a CDS encoding NADH-quinone oxidoreductase subunit J gives MSATLAAAASATSTGEAVQFWLLGTVAVIGALSTVLMRKAVHSALSLAGTMIVLAVFYLANGAYFLGIVQVVVYTGAIMMLFLFVVMLVGVTAADSLKETLKGQRWLAAACGLGFGILLIAGIGQASLTSFNGLATANARHGGNVEGLANLIFTKYVFAFEITGALLITATVGAMLLTHRERTERAKTQREMSQERVRSNHVPPLPAPGVYARHNAVDIAGLLPDGTPSELTVMQTLRRRGQIRDVSNESLADLKALEQRSEERLGRDHAEEEEEVAK, from the coding sequence GTGAGTGCCACCCTGGCCGCAGCGGCCTCCGCCACCTCGACCGGCGAGGCCGTCCAGTTCTGGCTGCTCGGCACCGTCGCCGTCATCGGCGCGCTCTCCACCGTCCTCATGAGGAAGGCGGTGCACAGCGCGCTCTCGCTCGCCGGCACCATGATCGTGCTGGCGGTCTTCTACCTCGCCAACGGCGCCTACTTCCTGGGCATCGTCCAGGTCGTCGTCTACACCGGCGCGATCATGATGCTGTTCCTCTTCGTCGTCATGCTCGTCGGCGTCACGGCGGCGGACTCGCTGAAGGAGACCCTCAAGGGCCAGCGCTGGCTGGCCGCCGCGTGCGGGCTCGGTTTCGGCATCCTCCTGATCGCCGGTATCGGGCAGGCCTCCCTGACGAGCTTCAACGGCCTCGCCACGGCGAACGCCCGGCACGGCGGAAACGTCGAGGGCCTCGCCAACCTCATCTTCACCAAGTACGTGTTCGCGTTCGAGATCACCGGCGCCCTGCTGATCACGGCGACCGTCGGCGCGATGCTCCTCACCCACCGGGAGCGCACCGAACGCGCCAAGACCCAGCGGGAGATGTCCCAGGAGCGGGTGCGCAGCAACCACGTCCCGCCACTGCCCGCCCCCGGTGTCTACGCACGGCACAACGCCGTGGACATCGCGGGACTGCTCCCGGACGGCACCCCGTCCGAGCTCACCGTCATGCAGACGCTGCGCCGGCGCGGCCAGATCCGCGACGTGTCGAACGAATCGCTCGCCGACCTCAAGGCGCTGGAACAGCGCTCGGAGGAGCGGCTGGGCCGTGACCACGCAGAAGAAGAGGAGGAGGTCGCCAAGTGA
- the nuoI gene encoding NADH-quinone oxidoreductase subunit NuoI has product MSESSEPSGDKFMNPVAGFGVTFKAMFKKRLTEQYPETQKVTAPRFHGRHQLNRHPDGLEKCVGCELCAWACPADAIYVEGADNTDEERYSPGERYGRVYQINYARCILCGLCIEACPTRALTMTNEFELANTTRESLIYTKDELLAGLEEGMVDSPHAIFPGMDEQDYYRGLVTEAAAGTERQRAVSEEEADKEVDA; this is encoded by the coding sequence GTGTCTGAGTCATCGGAGCCCTCAGGGGACAAGTTCATGAATCCGGTGGCCGGCTTCGGCGTGACCTTCAAGGCCATGTTCAAGAAGCGGCTGACCGAGCAGTACCCGGAGACGCAGAAGGTGACGGCCCCGCGCTTCCACGGCCGCCACCAGCTCAACCGCCACCCGGACGGGCTGGAGAAGTGCGTCGGCTGCGAGCTGTGCGCGTGGGCGTGCCCCGCGGACGCGATCTACGTGGAGGGCGCGGACAACACCGACGAGGAGCGCTACTCCCCGGGGGAGCGCTACGGCCGCGTCTACCAGATCAACTACGCGCGCTGCATCCTGTGCGGGCTCTGCATCGAGGCCTGCCCCACCCGCGCCCTGACCATGACGAACGAGTTCGAGCTCGCCAACACCACCCGCGAGAGCCTCATCTACACCAAGGACGAGCTGCTCGCGGGTCTCGAGGAAGGCATGGTGGACAGCCCGCACGCGATCTTCCCCGGCATGGACGAACAGGACTACTACCGGGGCCTGGTGACCGAGGCCGCCGCCGGCACGGAACGCCAGAGGGCCGTCTCCGAGGAAGAAGCGGACAAGGAGGTGGACGCGTGA
- the nuoH gene encoding NADH-quinone oxidoreductase subunit NuoH translates to MTALAQLAAAPRGTVLAAEDLSVFGTDTWWLVVVKAVFCFAFLMVTVLFSIVWERKVVAWMQLRIGPNRHGPWGMLQSLADGIKLMLKEDVVVKRADKVVYVLAPIVAAAPAFMAIAVIPFGPSGNEVSIFGQRTTMQLTDLPIAMLYILAVASVGIYGIVLAGWSSGSTYPLLGGLRSCAQMISYEIAMGAAFASVFLYSGSMSTSEIVAAQEDRWFIILLPVSFIIYVVTMVGETNRAPFDMPESEGDLVGGFNTEYSSIKFAMFMLAEYVNMVTVSAVSVTLFLGGWRAPYPVSTFWEGANHGWWPMLWFVIKVQLLLFFFIWLRGTLPRVRYDQLMKLGWKVLIPVSVVWLMLVATVRALRNEGYDFSRILLYVAGAVIAVLLVSFVADIFRDRKAKSAEEAAGPEPAFDPMAGGYPVPPLPGQTLPPVPRRTPRRERELVVSGGSDTQSDDSAGNGKEADGV, encoded by the coding sequence GTGACCGCCCTCGCTCAACTCGCCGCGGCACCCCGGGGCACCGTCCTGGCAGCCGAGGACCTCTCGGTGTTCGGCACGGACACGTGGTGGCTCGTCGTCGTCAAGGCGGTGTTCTGCTTCGCGTTCCTGATGGTGACCGTGCTGTTCTCCATCGTCTGGGAGCGCAAGGTCGTCGCCTGGATGCAGCTGCGCATCGGCCCCAACCGGCACGGCCCCTGGGGCATGCTCCAGTCGCTCGCCGACGGCATCAAGCTGATGCTGAAGGAGGACGTCGTCGTCAAACGGGCCGACAAGGTCGTCTACGTCCTGGCACCGATCGTCGCCGCGGCACCCGCCTTCATGGCGATCGCGGTGATCCCGTTCGGCCCGTCCGGCAACGAGGTCTCGATCTTCGGCCAGCGCACGACGATGCAGCTGACCGACCTGCCGATCGCGATGCTGTACATCCTCGCGGTCGCCTCCGTCGGCATCTACGGCATCGTGCTCGCCGGCTGGTCCTCCGGATCGACGTACCCGCTGCTCGGCGGCCTGCGCTCCTGCGCCCAGATGATCAGCTACGAGATCGCGATGGGCGCCGCGTTCGCCTCGGTGTTCCTCTACTCGGGGTCGATGTCGACCTCGGAGATCGTCGCGGCGCAGGAGGACCGCTGGTTCATCATCCTGCTCCCGGTCTCCTTCATCATCTACGTCGTCACGATGGTCGGTGAGACCAACCGCGCCCCGTTCGACATGCCGGAGTCCGAGGGCGACCTGGTCGGCGGGTTCAACACCGAGTACTCGTCCATCAAGTTCGCGATGTTCATGCTCGCCGAGTACGTCAACATGGTCACCGTCTCCGCCGTCTCGGTGACCCTCTTCCTGGGCGGCTGGCGGGCTCCGTACCCGGTCAGCACCTTCTGGGAGGGCGCGAACCACGGCTGGTGGCCGATGCTCTGGTTTGTCATCAAGGTCCAGCTGCTCCTCTTCTTCTTCATCTGGCTGCGCGGCACGCTGCCCCGGGTCCGCTACGACCAGCTGATGAAGCTCGGCTGGAAGGTGCTCATCCCGGTCTCCGTGGTGTGGCTGATGCTGGTGGCCACGGTCAGGGCGCTGCGCAACGAGGGGTACGACTTCTCGAGGATCCTGCTGTACGTCGCCGGGGCCGTCATCGCGGTTCTGCTGGTCTCGTTCGTGGCCGACATCTTCCGCGACCGCAAGGCCAAGTCCGCCGAGGAGGCGGCCGGTCCGGAACCGGCGTTCGATCCGATGGCGGGCGGATACCCGGTGCCGCCACTGCCCGGCCAGACCCTGCCGCCGGTGCCGCGCCGCACGCCACGGCGCGAGCGGGAGCTCGTTGTCAGTGGCGGGTCGGATACTCAGAGTGACGACTCCGCGGGTAACGGAAAGGAGGCTGACGGTGTCTGA
- a CDS encoding NADH-quinone oxidoreductase subunit G produces MTVTTSAPSGGGEAAIPPEDLVTLTIDGIEISVPKGTLVIRAAELLGIEIPRFCDHPLLDPAGACRQCIVEVEGQRKPMASCTITCTDGMVVKSQITSPVAEKAQKGVMELLLINHPLDCPVCDKGGECPLQNQAMSHGGTDSRFDGKKRTFEKPVPISPQVLLDRERCVLCARCTRFSNQVAGDPMIELLERGALQQVGTGQGDPFESYFSGNTIQICPVGALTSAAYRFRSRPFDLVSTPSVCEHCAGGCATRTDHRRGKVMRRLALNDPEVNEEWLCDKGRFGFRYAQQRDRLTTPLVRNADGVLEAASWPEALAAAAAGLSAARGRAGVLTGGRLTVEDAYAYSKFARIALDTNDIDFRARVHSGEEADFLAARVAGRGRDLDGSGGTYTSLENAPAVLLAGFESEEEAPGVFLRLRKAHRKHGQRTFALASHATRGLEKAGGTLLPAAPGTETEWLDALAGGVGLEGDGAVAAEALHGEGAVIVVGERLAGVPGALSAAVRTAAATGAALVWIPRRAGERGALEAGALPSLLPGGRPATDPRAREEVASVWGVARLPTRFGRDTGQIVEAAATGELAALLVAGVDPEDLPDPARALEALDEVGFLVSLELRPGQVTERADVVLPVAAVAEKPGTFLNWEGRARMFEAALKPEQLPRTLCPTDARVLHMLADALDVHLALPDLRAARRELDRLGGRPGPYADDPHAVSRPVPRPGDGEAVLAGHRMLLDRGRLQEGDEALAATRHAALARVSATTAAEAGVKDGDLLAVTGPTGTTELPLAVTDMPDRVVWVPLNSVGRGVPADTGAQPGGLVRIGPAAPGSHVVTSEVGE; encoded by the coding sequence ATGACAGTCACCACGAGTGCGCCCTCCGGGGGCGGCGAGGCGGCCATCCCGCCCGAGGACCTGGTCACGCTGACGATCGACGGCATCGAGATCAGCGTGCCGAAGGGCACCCTGGTCATCAGGGCCGCCGAACTCCTGGGCATCGAGATCCCGCGCTTCTGCGACCATCCGCTCCTCGACCCGGCCGGCGCCTGCCGGCAGTGCATCGTCGAGGTCGAGGGCCAGCGCAAGCCGATGGCGTCCTGCACCATCACGTGCACCGACGGCATGGTCGTGAAGTCGCAGATCACCTCGCCCGTCGCGGAGAAGGCCCAGAAGGGGGTGATGGAGCTCCTGCTCATCAACCACCCGCTGGACTGCCCGGTCTGCGACAAGGGCGGCGAGTGCCCCCTGCAGAACCAGGCGATGTCGCACGGCGGCACCGACTCCCGCTTCGACGGGAAGAAGCGCACGTTCGAGAAGCCCGTCCCGATCTCCCCCCAGGTGCTGCTGGACCGTGAGCGCTGCGTGCTCTGCGCGCGGTGCACCCGGTTCTCCAACCAGGTGGCGGGCGACCCGATGATCGAGCTCCTCGAGCGCGGCGCCCTCCAGCAGGTCGGTACCGGGCAGGGCGACCCCTTCGAGTCGTACTTCTCCGGCAACACCATCCAGATCTGCCCCGTCGGGGCGCTCACCTCCGCCGCGTACCGCTTCCGCTCCCGGCCCTTCGACCTCGTGTCGACGCCGTCCGTGTGCGAGCACTGCGCGGGCGGCTGCGCGACCAGGACCGACCACCGGCGCGGCAAGGTCATGCGGCGCCTGGCCCTCAACGACCCCGAGGTCAACGAGGAGTGGCTCTGCGACAAGGGCCGCTTCGGCTTCCGCTACGCCCAGCAGCGCGACCGGCTCACCACCCCGCTCGTGCGCAACGCGGACGGAGTCCTGGAAGCGGCGAGCTGGCCCGAGGCGCTGGCGGCCGCGGCGGCCGGCCTCTCGGCGGCTCGAGGCAGGGCCGGGGTCCTCACCGGCGGCCGGCTGACCGTCGAGGACGCCTACGCGTACAGCAAGTTCGCGCGGATCGCCCTCGACACCAACGACATCGACTTCCGGGCCCGGGTCCACAGCGGTGAGGAAGCCGACTTCCTGGCGGCGAGGGTGGCCGGGCGCGGACGCGACCTGGACGGCAGCGGGGGCACGTACACCTCGCTGGAGAACGCCCCGGCCGTTCTGCTGGCCGGCTTCGAGTCGGAGGAGGAGGCCCCCGGCGTCTTCCTGCGGCTGCGCAAGGCCCACCGGAAGCACGGGCAGCGGACGTTCGCCCTCGCCTCGCACGCCACGCGCGGCCTCGAGAAGGCGGGTGGAACGCTGCTCCCCGCCGCACCGGGCACCGAGACGGAGTGGCTGGACGCGCTCGCGGGCGGTGTCGGCCTGGAGGGTGACGGCGCCGTGGCTGCCGAGGCGCTCCACGGCGAAGGTGCCGTGATCGTGGTGGGCGAGCGGCTCGCCGGGGTGCCCGGCGCGCTGAGCGCCGCCGTACGCACCGCCGCGGCGACCGGCGCAGCGCTGGTGTGGATCCCGCGGCGGGCCGGTGAACGCGGTGCGCTGGAGGCGGGCGCGCTCCCGTCGCTGCTGCCCGGCGGCCGTCCGGCGACCGACCCGCGGGCCCGGGAGGAGGTGGCGTCCGTCTGGGGCGTCGCCCGGCTCCCCACCCGCTTCGGACGCGACACCGGCCAGATCGTGGAGGCCGCCGCCACCGGTGAGCTGGCCGCGCTGCTGGTCGCGGGTGTCGACCCCGAGGACCTGCCCGACCCGGCTCGGGCCCTGGAGGCGCTGGACGAGGTCGGCTTCCTGGTCTCGCTCGAACTGCGGCCCGGCCAGGTAACCGAGCGGGCCGACGTGGTCCTTCCGGTCGCCGCCGTCGCCGAGAAGCCCGGCACCTTCCTCAACTGGGAGGGACGGGCCCGGATGTTCGAGGCCGCGCTCAAGCCCGAGCAGCTGCCCCGTACGCTCTGCCCGACCGACGCGCGGGTCCTGCACATGCTCGCCGACGCGCTGGACGTACACCTCGCGCTGCCCGACCTGCGGGCGGCCCGCCGCGAGCTCGACCGCCTCGGCGGCCGGCCCGGCCCGTACGCCGACGACCCGCACGCGGTCTCCCGTCCGGTGCCACGGCCCGGCGACGGGGAGGCGGTCCTCGCGGGCCACCGCATGCTGCTCGACAGGGGCAGGCTGCAGGAGGGCGACGAGGCCCTGGCCGCCACCCGGCACGCGGCGCTCGCCAGGGTCTCCGCCACCACCGCGGCCGAGGCCGGGGTGAAGGACGGCGACCTGCTGGCCGTCACCGGCCCCACCGGCACGACCGAACTCCCGCTCGCGGTCACCGACATGCCGGACCGGGTGGTCTGGGTGCCGCTCAACTCCGTCGGCCGGGGCGTCCCCGCCGACACCGGCGCCCAGCCCGGCGGTCTGGTGCGGATCGGTCCGGCCGCACCGGGCTCCCACGTCGTGACATCGGAGGTAGGAGAGTGA